The stretch of DNA ATACTGGCGATGACTTCTCCACGAGATTCAATCCAGATACGGCAATCGGGTGGATCACTTCGGCGGATTGTGGCATACCAAACATCGAGCGCGTGGTGACCATTCACGACAAACTCTTGTCGATGACCTGCCGGCGATGTGACAAACAAGATCTCGTCAGTCTCTCGGCCAATACGACGACACTTAAGCTGTAGCTGCCAACCCTCTTGTAAGGCAGCATCTAATGGTGGGCCCCACGGGCCAGGAAGTTCTAACGCGATCACCAGAAGTGGGCGAAATACAAAGTACCAGACAAGTACCCCGATACCGACCGAGCGGATGTAACTTCGGGTTTGAGGGGAGATGGATCGCATGATCAATGGCCACTCTCTGGGCTCACAAATCGTCCAGTTCGAGTGGAGTTGCGATCAATCAGGCATGAGCCGCTTTATAGAGATTGAGGGCGGCGTGGGCCTGGCCCTGGTGGTGGGCTTCGTGCCAGGCGAGAACCTGGAGGACTCGTTCGAGATTCCAGCCGCGGTCGCGAAGGGGTTCCGGAATCACACCGAGATCATCATCATTGAACGTCGAGAGCGCACTGAAAAGGTGCTGACGAGTTTCGCTGAGGACATTGCGAATCAGGTCGGCTTCCGGAATCTCCTCATCCGGAGTGCTCCCTCCTTTAAAGCGTGGTACGAGATCGGCAAAGGCAGCCGGGCGGGCCATGAGACGCTCTGTGGCGAAGAGTTCTTCCGTAATTCCCACGTGAAGGATTTGCCAGGCGAAGTGAGCACGCCCTGGGCCAGGCCGCCAGCCGAGAATTCGGCCTGTAGGATCGGTCTTGAGTAGCTCATCCAGCGTGGCAAGCGTTTTTGTGCGGGCAAAGACAAGTTGTGACTGATAAACCTGGATGGCACTGGTCGGCGTTCGCATGGTGAGATGTCCTTTGCTGTGTTGCCCTTATCTTGTGATGATAATGGGATAAACTCAAGCCGTCCGAGGGAATGAGTCTTTGATCGATGTGATTGCGACGATGGGATTCGTTGCATCGACAGGAATGATGGAAGTTTCCAGCGACAGGTTGACCGTGCACGATTACGACGCAGCGATCCGGTTTCTGCTCCATCGCGTGAATTATGAGCGGGCTCATGCCGACTCATTGCGCGGTGAAACATTGAAGCTTGGCCGGATGCAGCGACTGCTGGAAAGGATTGGTCATCCTGAGCAGAAGATTCCCGTCGTGCATATTGCCGGCACGAAAGGAAAGGGCTCAACTTCGACGATGGTGGGCAACCTGCTCAGGGGAGCGGGACTCTCTGTGGGCCTGTTTACATCGCCTCATATTCACCGGCTCGAAGAGCGATTTATTGTTAATGGCGAACTGCCCAGCGAAGAAGAAGTTCGACAACTGGTCGAAGATCTTGTTCCCGTGATTGAGCAGATGGATCGCGAGGGCCCCGAGTGGCATGTCACCTTCTTTGAAGCAGTGACGGCCATGGCCTGGATGCATTACATGCGTAAGCAGGTGCAGATCGCGGTGTTGGAAGTGGGGTTGGGTGGGCGGCTCGATTCAACAAATATTTGCCAGCCACTGGTCTGCGTCATTACGAACATCAGCCGGGATCACACACAGATTCTTGGTGCGACGACGGATCTGATTGCCAGAGAAAAAGCGGGGATCATTAAGGCAAATGTTCCTGTGGTGAGTGGTGTACTGGATGAGTTGGCCCGGCCTGTGATCGCGGCGATTGCGAAAGAACGTGATGCTCCTCTATGGCAATTGGGAGAGCAGCTTTTCTGCCGCAGCCTCGATGAAAGGTCACCAGATGATCCTGGCAAACGACAGATCGCCGTCTCTGCGACGAATGCTCCGTGGGGCGAGGGTGAAGTCTTGTGCCGGGTTCCGCTATTGGGGAAACATCAGGAATCGAACACGACCCTCGCCTTATTTGCCGGTCTGCTGGCCTGGGAAAGATGGCGAGGCACTCATGACGGGCGGAAATGGCTGGCTGTACGAGAGAATCGCGATGACGGGAAACTGGATCGAATGGTGGTCGGCCTGGAAAATTCGGTCTGGCCAGGGCGGATTGAACTGATTCCCGGGAAGCCGCCCATTATTCTCGATGCAGCACATAACTGGGCATCGATGAACGCACTTTTTAATACGCTGCAAGACGAGTTCAAAGACTGCCGACTCACGGTGATTTTTGGAACCACACGTGACAAGGATGTCTCGGGGCTGATGCGATTGGTACGGCATCACGCGGATCGACTGATCCTCACGAAATATCAGGAGAATCCGCGAGGAGTCAGCGTGCAGGAACTGTCGATCGTTGCCCGCACGATCAGCGACCAGCCCTTTCTGACGGCTGCGACACCGATGGAAGGATTAGCGATGGCTCGAGAAGTTTGTGGCCAGTCCAGTGATGGTAAAGCCAACGACCTGATTGTGATTACTGGTTCATTTTATCTGATTGCCGAGGTTCGCGGGTCGATTCTCGCACGTGAATGATCACTCGCTGACACACAGACCGTCAACGAAAAAGCGGTGCATGACCAACTTGGCCATGCACCGCTGAAAGTCATGCCTGATCACTTCAACGAACAGCGAGAAGGCTTTATTGAAGCGAAGTTACTTCTTTTCTTCGGGAGCCTTGTCAGCAGGAGCTTTTTCCTTGCTGTCATGATCATGGTCGTGGTCGTGATCGTGATCCATGTGGACATCAAGAAACGGGGTGTAGACCTTTTCGTCGATCGTGATCTTGGCTGTCCCGTGAATGAAGCCAGCTTCGATCAGTTCGTGAATTTTTGCTTCGTCAACGAGTTCATAGCGAGACGTTTTGCCGTCGGCTTCGCCTTCGAGTGGAGTTGCCTTGAGCACGAGCTTATCGCCCCCTTCGCCAGCCAGTTCCACTTCGGTGGCGGTCGAGGTGTAAGGAGTCTTTCCGTCGCTCCCCAGAAGGAAAATGATGAGCGCATGGCGTTTGCCATCGACCACAAGTTCACCCTGAACATCTTTGAAATCTTTGGCAAGTGAGAACAGGCTGCCACCATTCGGGCCGGCAGGCCCATGTTCGTGGCCGTGGTCGTCGTGACCTGTTTCCTGCTTTAACTGGGTTGCAGTCTTGTAATCGCCACTGCCACCACAACCGAGAGTGAAAGTTGTCAACACGCAAAGTGCAGTCGCCAGTTTGAATCCATTGAAAGTTTGCATCGAAGCTTCCAGTCTGCAAAAGAGAAAGAGGTGTAAGACGTGTTGTTCAAGCCT from Planctopirus ephydatiae encodes:
- a CDS encoding bifunctional folylpolyglutamate synthase/dihydrofolate synthase, with translation MIATMGFVASTGMMEVSSDRLTVHDYDAAIRFLLHRVNYERAHADSLRGETLKLGRMQRLLERIGHPEQKIPVVHIAGTKGKGSTSTMVGNLLRGAGLSVGLFTSPHIHRLEERFIVNGELPSEEEVRQLVEDLVPVIEQMDREGPEWHVTFFEAVTAMAWMHYMRKQVQIAVLEVGLGGRLDSTNICQPLVCVITNISRDHTQILGATTDLIAREKAGIIKANVPVVSGVLDELARPVIAAIAKERDAPLWQLGEQLFCRSLDERSPDDPGKRQIAVSATNAPWGEGEVLCRVPLLGKHQESNTTLALFAGLLAWERWRGTHDGRKWLAVRENRDDGKLDRMVVGLENSVWPGRIELIPGKPPIILDAAHNWASMNALFNTLQDEFKDCRLTVIFGTTRDKDVSGLMRLVRHHADRLILTKYQENPRGVSVQELSIVARTISDQPFLTAATPMEGLAMAREVCGQSSDGKANDLIVITGSFYLIAEVRGSILARE
- a CDS encoding DinB family protein, which translates into the protein MRTPTSAIQVYQSQLVFARTKTLATLDELLKTDPTGRILGWRPGPGRAHFAWQILHVGITEELFATERLMARPAAFADLVPRFKGGSTPDEEIPEADLIRNVLSETRQHLFSALSTFNDDDLGVIPEPLRDRGWNLERVLQVLAWHEAHHQGQAHAALNLYKAAHA